A single window of Mugil cephalus isolate CIBA_MC_2020 chromosome 1, CIBA_Mcephalus_1.1, whole genome shotgun sequence DNA harbors:
- the LOC125016974 gene encoding voltage-gated potassium channel subunit beta-2-like, translated as MSSVVQNPYIGRTPASRIPKPGGGGGVPPGNRDSGGTHRSNSISSGSGVSGGKILSFSSMSESMNSGLSCYLTEQAQEHEERQQRSRQLAEFQHLKQVRAAAQLKTLEDFLRMNHVSLRDSMAYATGMIYRNLGKSGLRVSCLGLGTWVTFGGQITDEVAEELMTVAYDNGINLFDTAEVYSGGKAEVVMGSIIKKKGWRRSSLVITTKIFWGGKAEMERGLSRKHIIEGLKASLERLQLEYIDVIFANRPDPTTPMEETVRAMTYVINQGMAMYWGTSRWNSMEIMEAYSVARQFNQIPPICEQAEYHMFQREKVEVQLPDLFHKIGIGAMTWSPLACGIISGKYNHGIPPYSRASLKGYQWMKDKILSEEGHRQQMKLKELQVVAERLGCTLPQLAIAWCLRNEGVNSVLLGTSRTDQLMENIKAIQVLPKLSLSVVSEVDCILGNKPYNKKDFRS; from the exons ATGAGCAGCGTGGTCCAGAACCCCTACATCGGCCGGACGCCAGCCTCTCGG ATACCCAAACCCggcgggggtggaggggtgcCGCCTGGAAACCGAGACAGCGGTGGGACCCATCGGAGCAACAGCATCAGTAGTGGCAGCGGGGTGTCCGGAGGCAAGATActgtccttctcctccatgAGTGAAAGCATGAACAGCGGCCTGAGCTGCTACCTGACCGAGCAGGCCCAGGAGCACGAGGAGAGGCAGCAGCGCAGTCGCCAGCTGGCGGAGTTTCAGCATCTGAAGCAGGTCCGTGCAGCGGCTCAGCTCAAAACCCTGGAGGACTTCCTCAGGATGAACCACGTTTCACTCAGGGACAGCATGGCTTATGCCACGGGAATGATTTACAG AAATCTGGGGAAGTCTGGAttgagggtgtcctgtcttGGATTAG gcACCTGGGTGACCTTTGGAGGACAGATCACGGATGAG GTGGCAGAGGAGCTGATGACCGTGGCTTATGACAACGGAATAAATTTGTTCGACACAGCTGAAGTGTACAGCGGCGGAAA GGCTGAAGTCGTCATGGGAAGCATCATAAAGAAGAAAGGATGGAG GCGTTCAAGTTTAGTCATCACCACCAAGATCTTCTGGGGCGGAAA agctgAAATGGAAAGAGGATTATCTAGAAAACATATAATTGAAG GTCTAAAAGCATCACTAGAGAGACTACAGCTGGAGTACATAGACGTGATCTTTGCAAATCGGCCAGATCCTACCACGCCTATGGAAG agaCGGTGAGAGCGATGACGTATGTCATCAACCAGGGGATGGCCATGTACTGGGGCACGTCACGTTGGAACTCCATGGAGATCATG GAGGCGTACTCTGTGGCACGACAGTTCAACCAGATCCCACCTATCTGTGAACAGGCAGAGTACCACATGTTCCAGAGGGAGAAGGTTGAAGTGCAGCTCCCTGATCTCTTCCATAAAATAG GTATCGGAGCGATGACGTGGTCTCCACTGGCCTGTGGGATCATCTCAGGGAAATACAACCACGGGATCCCCCCGTACTCACGCGCTTCTCTCAAG GGTTACCAGTGGATGAAGGATAAAATCCTGAGTGAGGAGGGACATCGTCAGCAGATGAAActgaaagagctgcaggtggTCGCTGAGCGACTCGGCTGCACTCTGCCCCAGCTGGCAATCG CGTGGTGCCTGAGGAACGAAGGGGTGAACTCGGTTCTGCTGGGAACGTCCAGAACGGACCAGCTGATGGAGAACATCAAAGCAATACAG GTTCTTCCGAAGTTGTCACTGTCCGTTGTGTCCGAGGTGGATTGCATCTTGGGAAATAAGCCCTATAACAAAAAGGACTTCAGATCCTAG